A DNA window from Pongo abelii isolate AG06213 chromosome 2, NHGRI_mPonAbe1-v2.0_pri, whole genome shotgun sequence contains the following coding sequences:
- the CTNNB1 gene encoding catenin beta-1, which produces MATQADLMELDMAMEPDRKAAVSHWQQQSYLDSGIHSGATTTAPSLSGKGNPEEEDVDTSQVLYEWEQGFSQSFTQEQVADIDGQYAMTRAQRVRAAMFPETLDEGMQIPSTQFDAAHPTNVQRLAEPSQMLKHAVVNLINYQDDAELATRAIPELTKLLNDEDQVVVNKAAVMVHQLSKKEASRHAIMRSPQMVSAIVRTMQNTNDVETARCTAGTLHNLSHHREGLLAIFKSGGIPALVKMLGSPVDSVLFYAITTLHNLLLHQEGAKMAVRLAGGLQKMVALLNKTNVKFLAITTDCLQILAYGNQESKLIILASGGPQALVNIMRTYTYEKLLWTTSRVLKVLSVCSSNKPAIVEAGGMQALGLHLTDPSQRLVQNCLWTLRNLSDAATKQEGMEGLLGTLVQLLGSDDINVVTCAAGILSNLTCNNYKNKMMVCQVGGIEALVRTVLRAGDREDITEPAICALRHLTSRHQEAEMAQNAVRLHYGLPVVVKLLHPPSHWPLIKATVGLIRNLALCPANHAPLREQGAIPRLVQLLVRAHQDTQRRTSMGGTQQQFVEGVRMEEIVEGCTGALHILARDVHNRIVIRGLNTIPLFVQLLYSPIENIQRVAAGVLCELAQDKEAAEAIEAEGATAPLTELLHSRNEGVATYAAAVLFRMSEDKPQDYKKRLSVELTSSLFRTEPMAWNETADLGLDIGAQGEPLGYRQDDPSYRSFHSGGYGQDALGMDPMMEHEMGGHHPGADYPVDGLPDLGHAQDLMDGLPPGDSNQLAWFDTDL; this is translated from the exons ATGGCTACTCAAG CTGATTTGATGGAGTTGGACATGGCCATGGAACCAGACAGAAAAGCGGCTGTTAGTCACTGGCAGCAACAGTCTTACCTGGACTCTGGAATCCATTCTGGTGCCACTACCACAGCTCCTTCTCTGAGTGGTAAAGGCAATCCTGAGGAAGAGGATGTGGATACCTCCCAAGTTCTGTATGAGTGGGAGCAGGGATTTTCTCAGTCCTTCACTCAAGAACAAGTAGCTG ATATTGATGGACAGTATGCAATGACTCGAGCTCAGAGGGTACGAGCTGCTATGTTCCCCGAGACATTAGATGAGGGCATGCAGATCCCATCTACACAGTTTGATGCTGCTCATCCCACTAATGTCCAGCGTTTGGCTGAACCATCACAGATGCTGAAACATGCAGTTGTAAACTTGATTAACTATCAAGATGATGCAGAACTTGCCACACGTGCAATCCCTGAACTGACAAAACTGCTAAATGACGAGGACCAG GTGGTGGTTAATAAGGCTGCAGTTATGGTCCATCAGCTTTCTAAAAAGGAAGCTTCCAGACACGCTATCATGCGTTCTCCTCAGATGGTGTCTGCTATTGTACGTACCATGCAGAATACAAATGATGTAGAAACAGCTCGTTGTACCGCTGGGACCTTGCATAACCTTTCCCATCATCGTGAGGGCTTACTGGCCATCTTTAAGTCTGGAGGCATTCCTGCCCTGGTGAAAATGCTTGG ttCACCAGTGGATTCTGTGTTGTTTTATGCCATTACAACTCTCCACAACCTTTTATTACATCAAGAAGGAGCTAAAATGGCAGTGCGTTTAGCTGGTGGGCTGCAGAAAATGGTTGCCTTGCTcaacaaaacaaatgttaaattCTTGGCTATTACGACAGACTGCCTTCAAATTTTAGCTTATGGCAACCAAGAAAGCAAG CTCATCATACTGGCTAGTGGTGGACCCCAAGCTTTAGTAAATATAATGAGGACCTATACTTATGAAAAACTACTGTGGACCACAAGCAGAGTGCTGAAGGTGCTATCTGTCTGCTCTAGTAATAAGCCGGCTATTGTAGAAGCTG gtGGAATGCAAGCTTTAGGACTTCACCTGACAGATCCAAGTCAACGTCTTGTTCAGAACTGTCTTTGGACTCTCAGGAATCTTTCAGATGCTGCAACTAAACAG GAAGGGATGGAAGGTCTCCTTGGGACTCTTGTTCAGCTTCTGGGTTCAGATGATATAAATGTGGTCACCTGTGCAGCTGGAATTCTTTCTAACCTCACTTGCAATAATTATAAGAACAAGATGATGGTCTGCCAAGTGGGTGGTATAGAGGCTCTTGTGCGTACTGTCCTTCGGGCTGGTGACAGGGAAGACATCACTGAGCCTGCCATCTGTGCTCTTCGTCATCTGACCAGCCGACACCAAGAAGCAGAGATGGCCCAGAATGCAGTTCGCCTTCACTATGGACTACCAGTTGTGGTTAAGCTCTTACACCCACCATCCCACTGGCCTCTGATAAAG GCTACCGTTGGATTGATTAGAAATCTTGCCCTTTGTCCCGCAAATCATGCACCTTTGCGTGAGCAGGGTGCCATTCCACGACTAGTTCAGTTGCTTGTTCGTGCACATCAGGATACCCAGCGCCGTACGTCCATGGGTGGGACACAGCAGCAATTTGTG GAGGGGGTCCGCATGGAAGAAATAGTTGAAGGTTGTACCGGAGCCCTTCACATCCTAGCTCGGGATGTTCACAACCGAATTGTTATCAGAGGactaaataccattccattgtttGTGCAG CTGCTTTATTCTCCCATTGAAAACATCCAAAGAGTAGCTGCAGGGGTCCTCTGTGAACTTGCTCAGGacaaggaagctgcagaagctATTGAAGCTGAGGGAGCCACAGCTCCTCTGACAGAGTTACTTCACTCTAGGAATGAAGGTGTGG CGACATATGCAGCTGCTGTTTTGTTCCGAATGTCTGAGGACAAGCCACAAGATTACAAGAAACGGCTTTCAGTTGAGCTGACCAGCTCTCTCTTCAGAACAGAGCCCATGGCTTGGAATGAG ACTGCTGATCTTGGACTTGATATTGGTGCCCAGGGAGAACCCCTTGGATATCGCCAGGATG ATCCTAGCTATCGTTCTTTTCACTCTGGTGGATATGGCCAGGATGCCTTGGGTATGGACCCCATGATGGAACATGAGATGGGTGGCCACCACCCTGGTGCTGACTATCCAGTTGATGGGCTGCCAGATCTGGGGCATGCCCAGGACCTCATGGATGGGCTGCCTCCAGGTGACAGCAATCAGCTGGCCTGGTTTGATACTGACCTGTAA